A genomic region of Trueperaceae bacterium contains the following coding sequences:
- a CDS encoding class I SAM-dependent methyltransferase, protein MVKSTPAEIRARFDADVDRFSNLETGQTASIDSAAVLEIVSRAAPSVTPGARRLLDVGCGAGNYALKLLESYPGLAVDLLDLSRPMLDRALERLTAAGSGPLTALQGDVRDLPLAAERYDVITAAATLHHLRGEDEWVSVFAKLHAALRPGGSLWIVDLVEHHVPAVQRVMWERYGDYLVALRDEEYRDHVFAYIEREDSPRPLLWQLDLLRATGFAHLELLHKNGPFAAFCAIR, encoded by the coding sequence ATGGTCAAGTCCACCCCCGCCGAGATCCGCGCCCGCTTCGACGCCGACGTCGACCGCTTCTCGAACCTGGAGACGGGGCAGACCGCCAGCATCGACTCGGCGGCGGTGCTCGAGATCGTCAGCCGGGCCGCTCCCAGCGTGACGCCGGGCGCGCGCCGGCTCCTCGACGTCGGGTGCGGGGCGGGCAACTACGCCCTCAAGCTGCTCGAGAGCTATCCGGGCCTCGCCGTCGACCTCCTCGACCTGAGCCGTCCCATGCTCGACCGAGCGCTGGAGCGCCTGACCGCCGCCGGCAGCGGACCCCTGACCGCCCTGCAGGGCGACGTGCGCGACCTGCCCCTCGCGGCGGAGCGTTACGACGTGATCACCGCCGCCGCCACGCTGCACCACCTGCGCGGCGAGGACGAGTGGGTGAGCGTCTTCGCCAAGCTTCACGCCGCCCTGCGGCCCGGCGGGAGCCTCTGGATCGTCGACCTCGTCGAGCATCACGTCCCGGCCGTCCAACGGGTCATGTGGGAACGGTACGGCGACTACCTCGTGGCGCTGCGGGACGAGGAGTACCGCGACCACGTCTTCGCGTACATCGAACGGGAGGACTCGCCCAGGCCGCTGCTGTGGCAACTCGACCTGCTGCGCGCGACCGGGTTCGCGCACCTCGAACTGCTTCACAAGAACGGGCCGTTCGCGGCGTTCTGCGCCATCAGGTAG
- a CDS encoding beta-phosphoglucomutase family hydrolase, with protein sequence MPRAVLAYPCPVDVPGDAPPPDLPDLSRFDAVLFDLDGVLTPTAEVHRRAWRALFTDYLAARGAAPYEEADYYRHLDGRQRYDGVAELLASRGIELPRGTPDDPPAAETVCGLGNRKNVVFQRLLETEGVAPFAGAVRLTDALLAAGVAVAVVSGSRNAAAVLSAAGLAERFELVVDGLVAAATGLASKPAPDAFLHAAARLRVAPANAVVVEDALSGVAAGRAGGFGLVVGVGSAEASPGLRRAGADLVLPDLAPLAARVLARGVDRERYPVDEWALVETRPPTGVDGAAETLFAVGNGYLGLRGNPEEGGAARENGTFVNGLHETWPIEYPEGAYGFATVGQTIVNAPDAKTVRLWVDGERFDAQAAELLEYERRLDLRAGVVTRDLVWRTSSGGRVRVTSRRLVSFTRRHLALLEYTLTPLDAPATVRLEALIVNRQDGVGELGAGREAAGFDPRRSDRLAGRVLLPEAQLASGGRVGLAYRTARSGQGVAVVAHDRPRGEVTVTPDLATSTVTRRLAAGESLAFERLAVWVDDPEAPAEELMATAGELLDEAVMAGRERLLAEQRGWCARFWERADVRVEGMPDAQQAVRWNLFQIAQASARADGRGVSAKGVSGSGYSGHYFWDTEVYVLPFLCYCLPAAARGALELRHGMLPAARRRAEVMSVAGALFPWRTIGGEEASAYYPAGTAQYHIDADVAYAVLRYARVTGDEEFLAGPGTELLVETARMWRSLGFFGGEPERFHLHSVTGPDEYSAVVNDNFYTNAMARLNLEAAAELAEARPGVLGTTPAEIAEWRRAARLMALPFDACLGINAQDAEFLSRERWDLAATPREKRPLLLHYHPLVIYRHQVLKQVDLVLAEFLLGSRFDPEQKRRDFEYYDPLTTGDSTLSAAVQSIMAAEVGYQRRALRHFGRTLVTDLADLHGNAADGVHVAAAGGTWLALVCGFGGMRDDAGELRFDPRLPVGWPSLAFTLGWQGSLLRVELRREAVSFEVTSGSPVPVTVRGERHVVVDALRLPLAGQGPRLD encoded by the coding sequence ATGCCCCGCGCCGTCCTGGCCTATCCTTGCCCCGTGGACGTACCGGGAGACGCCCCGCCACCCGACCTGCCCGACCTGAGCCGGTTCGACGCGGTCCTCTTCGACCTCGACGGCGTGCTGACCCCGACCGCAGAGGTTCACCGCCGCGCCTGGCGCGCCCTATTCACCGACTACCTGGCGGCCCGCGGCGCGGCTCCCTACGAGGAGGCCGACTACTACCGGCACCTCGACGGCAGGCAGCGCTACGACGGCGTGGCGGAACTGCTGGCGTCGCGCGGCATCGAGTTGCCGCGCGGCACGCCCGACGACCCGCCGGCGGCGGAGACCGTGTGCGGCCTGGGGAACCGCAAGAACGTGGTGTTCCAACGCCTGCTGGAGACGGAGGGCGTCGCGCCCTTCGCCGGCGCCGTCCGTCTCACGGACGCCCTCCTGGCGGCCGGGGTGGCCGTGGCCGTGGTGTCGGGCTCCCGCAACGCCGCGGCTGTGCTGAGCGCCGCGGGCCTGGCGGAGCGGTTCGAGCTCGTCGTCGACGGCCTGGTCGCCGCCGCCACCGGGTTGGCGTCCAAGCCGGCACCCGACGCCTTCCTGCACGCCGCGGCGCGGTTGAGGGTCGCCCCGGCCAACGCGGTGGTCGTCGAGGATGCGCTGTCCGGGGTGGCGGCCGGCCGCGCCGGCGGTTTCGGCCTCGTGGTCGGGGTCGGCTCGGCCGAGGCGTCACCGGGCCTGCGCCGCGCCGGCGCGGATCTCGTGCTGCCCGACCTGGCGCCGCTCGCGGCCCGCGTGCTCGCTCGGGGCGTCGATAGGGAGCGGTACCCGGTCGACGAGTGGGCCCTCGTGGAGACCCGTCCGCCCACCGGCGTCGACGGGGCGGCCGAGACCCTGTTCGCAGTCGGCAACGGCTACCTCGGCCTGCGCGGCAACCCGGAGGAGGGTGGCGCGGCGCGCGAGAACGGGACGTTCGTGAACGGCCTGCACGAGACGTGGCCCATCGAGTACCCGGAGGGCGCGTACGGCTTCGCCACCGTGGGGCAGACCATCGTGAACGCACCGGACGCCAAGACCGTGCGGCTCTGGGTCGACGGGGAACGCTTCGACGCACAGGCGGCGGAGCTGCTCGAGTACGAGCGGCGGCTCGACCTGCGCGCCGGCGTGGTGACGCGCGACTTGGTGTGGCGCACGTCGTCGGGCGGGCGCGTGCGCGTGACGAGCAGGCGGCTCGTGTCGTTCACCCGCCGCCACCTGGCGCTCCTCGAGTACACGCTGACCCCGCTCGACGCGCCGGCTACGGTGCGGCTCGAGGCGCTCATCGTCAACCGCCAGGACGGCGTCGGCGAGCTCGGCGCCGGTCGGGAGGCGGCGGGGTTCGATCCGCGTCGCAGCGACCGCCTGGCGGGTCGGGTCTTGCTGCCGGAGGCGCAGCTGGCTTCGGGCGGGCGCGTGGGCCTCGCCTACCGCACCGCGCGCTCTGGGCAGGGCGTCGCCGTGGTGGCGCACGACCGGCCGCGCGGCGAGGTGACCGTGACGCCCGACCTGGCGACGTCCACGGTCACGCGCCGCCTGGCCGCGGGCGAGTCGCTCGCATTCGAGCGCCTCGCCGTGTGGGTGGACGACCCCGAGGCCCCGGCCGAGGAGCTCATGGCGACCGCGGGCGAGCTGCTCGACGAGGCGGTCATGGCCGGGCGGGAACGGCTGCTGGCCGAGCAACGCGGCTGGTGCGCGCGGTTCTGGGAGCGCGCCGACGTGCGGGTCGAGGGCATGCCGGACGCGCAGCAGGCGGTGCGCTGGAACCTCTTCCAGATCGCCCAGGCGTCCGCCCGCGCGGACGGGCGCGGGGTGAGCGCCAAGGGGGTGTCCGGCAGCGGCTACTCGGGCCACTACTTCTGGGACACGGAGGTGTACGTCCTGCCGTTCCTGTGCTACTGCCTGCCGGCCGCCGCCAGGGGGGCGTTGGAGCTGCGCCACGGCATGCTGCCGGCCGCCAGGCGCCGGGCGGAGGTCATGAGCGTGGCGGGGGCCCTCTTCCCGTGGCGCACCATCGGCGGCGAGGAGGCCTCCGCCTACTACCCCGCCGGCACGGCGCAGTACCACATCGACGCCGACGTCGCCTACGCGGTGCTCCGCTACGCTCGCGTCACTGGGGACGAGGAGTTCCTGGCGGGGCCCGGCACCGAGCTGCTCGTCGAGACGGCGCGCATGTGGCGCTCGCTCGGCTTCTTCGGTGGCGAACCCGAGCGGTTCCACCTCCACTCCGTGACGGGCCCCGACGAGTACAGCGCGGTGGTGAACGACAACTTCTACACCAACGCCATGGCGCGCCTCAACCTGGAGGCGGCGGCGGAGCTGGCGGAGGCGCGGCCAGGGGTCCTGGGCACCACCCCGGCCGAGATCGCGGAGTGGCGCCGCGCCGCCCGTCTCATGGCGCTGCCGTTCGACGCCTGCCTGGGCATCAACGCGCAGGACGCGGAGTTCCTGAGTCGCGAGCGCTGGGACCTCGCCGCCACGCCGCGCGAGAAGCGCCCCCTCCTCCTCCACTACCACCCGCTGGTGATCTACCGGCACCAGGTCCTGAAGCAGGTCGACCTGGTGCTCGCGGAGTTCCTGCTCGGGAGCCGCTTCGACCCCGAGCAGAAGCGCCGCGACTTCGAGTACTACGACCCCCTGACCACGGGCGACTCCACCCTGTCTGCCGCCGTGCAGTCGATCATGGCGGCCGAGGTCGGGTACCAACGGCGGGCGCTGCGCCACTTCGGGCGAACGCTCGTCACCGACCTCGCGGACCTGCACGGCAACGCCGCCGATGGCGTGCACGTGGCGGCCGCGGGCGGCACCTGGCTGGCGCTGGTGTGCGGCTTCGGGGGGATGAGGGACGACGCGGGCGAGTTGCGCTTCGACCCGCGCCTTCCCGTCGGCTGGCCGTCCCTCGCGTTCACGCTCGGCTGGCAGGGCTCGCTGCTCCGCGTGGAGCTCAGGCGCGAGGCGGTCTCGTTCGAGGTGACGAGCGGCTCGCCGGTGCCGGTGACGGTGCGCGGCGAGCGGCACGTGGTGGTGGACGCGTTGCGGCTGCCGTTGGCGGGCCAGGGTCCGCGGCTCGACTGA
- a CDS encoding ABC transporter permease → MSDAVAVAARPRRSRFAGSVVGRLLRHRSGALGLSLTLAFVALAVVGPWLAPYRPSAPDYAQLAKGISAAHWLGTDAFGRDTLSRILAGARYSITIGLAATIIGALVGGAWGVTSGFFGGWFDNLSMRVVDVLLAFPGILIAIGLVTLTGPGVGPVVLASAVFGVPVFARLARGSTLEVKSRAFIEAANALGMQRPRIMLRHVVPQVVAPILVYATLRSGSTLLVASGLSFLGLGVQAPAPEWGAMLSDAQLWLAVQPLMAFAPGVAITLAVLGFNLLGDGLRDVLDPSVGR, encoded by the coding sequence ATGAGTGACGCCGTGGCCGTGGCGGCCCGCCCGCGACGCTCGCGCTTCGCCGGCTCGGTCGTCGGGCGGCTGTTGCGCCACCGCAGCGGGGCGCTCGGCCTCTCCCTCACGCTCGCGTTCGTGGCGCTCGCGGTCGTCGGGCCGTGGCTCGCCCCGTACCGCCCGTCCGCGCCCGACTACGCGCAGCTGGCGAAGGGGATCAGCGCCGCGCACTGGCTGGGCACGGACGCCTTCGGGCGCGACACCCTCAGCCGCATCCTCGCGGGTGCGCGCTACTCCATCACCATCGGCCTGGCGGCGACCATCATCGGCGCCCTCGTGGGCGGCGCGTGGGGCGTGACGTCCGGCTTCTTCGGCGGCTGGTTCGACAACCTGTCCATGCGCGTCGTCGACGTGCTGTTGGCGTTCCCCGGCATCCTCATCGCCATCGGGCTCGTGACGCTCACGGGACCCGGCGTCGGACCCGTGGTCCTGGCATCGGCCGTGTTCGGCGTGCCCGTCTTCGCGCGCCTGGCGCGCGGCTCGACCCTCGAGGTCAAGAGCCGCGCCTTCATCGAGGCCGCCAACGCCCTCGGCATGCAGCGCCCCCGCATCATGCTGCGGCACGTGGTGCCGCAGGTGGTGGCGCCCATCCTCGTCTACGCCACGCTGCGCAGCGGCTCCACGCTGTTGGTGGCGTCGGGGCTATCGTTCCTAGGCCTCGGCGTGCAGGCGCCGGCGCCGGAGTGGGGCGCCATGCTCTCCGACGCTCAACTCTGGCTCGCCGTGCAGCCCCTGATGGCCTTCGCCCCAGGCGTCGCCATCACCCTCGCGGTGCTGGGCTTCAACCTCCTGGGCGACGGGCTACGCGACGTGCTCGACCCGTCCGTCGGTCGCTAG